In one window of Nakamurella sp. PAMC28650 DNA:
- the mtrB gene encoding MtrAB system histidine kinase MtrB: MTGSPSPATTMAGRRAPAPRSRGSRFRAALSFWGRSLLLRVIVLTLFFSTLAMFGVGVILQQQITKGLLTSRLNVAIAEVEKAAQTVESDLQGADADPTSLKSALALTLQKLGNPALATDSNAQGSNTGAFDPVIVPTDPTLAQGFVGDVPSALSARVSAGYIASQYTTVKREGVNVPALVVGSPASTSTDTFSVFLIFPLTADRTTAAVVQNTLLLGGAGLAFALTVIAVLVALQVVRPVRRAAAVAQRLAAGDLAERMPVRGPIELTTLARSFNGMADAIRAQIRQLEEFGNLQRRFTSDVSHELRTPVTTVRMAADLLYDSREDLPPHLGRSTELLVNELDRFETLLADLLEISRYDAGMAELAPERVDIRGIIASCVRASEPLLAKAGTKIVSNVPDHPVLAEIDSRRVERILRNLLNNAIDHADGSVIDVELASDEKVLAITVTDHGVGLKPGEAGLVFNRFWRADPSRQRQTGGTGLGLAISLEDARLHGGWLQASGAPGKGARFRLTLPLVTDTLVGSSPLSLRIGGDEVDEPSDGAPDPLDTRDWSHHGLAGALPAGAVIAWPGLSDSREGDHR; encoded by the coding sequence GTGACCGGAAGTCCATCGCCGGCGACGACGATGGCCGGGCGGCGGGCTCCCGCACCGCGGTCGCGGGGCTCGAGATTCCGTGCTGCCCTGTCCTTCTGGGGCCGATCGCTGCTGCTCCGGGTGATCGTGCTGACCCTCTTCTTCTCGACGCTGGCGATGTTCGGGGTCGGCGTCATCCTGCAGCAGCAGATCACCAAGGGCCTGCTCACCTCCCGGCTGAACGTGGCCATCGCCGAGGTCGAGAAGGCCGCCCAGACGGTGGAGTCGGATCTGCAGGGCGCAGACGCCGATCCCACCTCGCTCAAGTCGGCGCTGGCCCTGACCCTGCAGAAGCTCGGGAACCCGGCCCTGGCCACCGATTCCAACGCCCAGGGCAGCAACACGGGAGCCTTCGACCCGGTGATCGTGCCGACCGACCCGACCCTCGCGCAGGGTTTCGTCGGCGACGTGCCGAGCGCGCTCAGTGCCCGCGTCTCGGCCGGTTACATCGCCTCCCAGTACACGACGGTGAAGCGGGAGGGGGTCAACGTGCCCGCGCTCGTCGTCGGCTCGCCCGCGTCGACCAGCACGGACACCTTCTCGGTCTTCCTGATCTTCCCCCTGACGGCCGATCGGACCACCGCCGCCGTCGTGCAGAACACCCTGTTGCTCGGCGGCGCGGGTCTGGCGTTCGCACTGACCGTCATCGCCGTGCTGGTCGCGCTGCAGGTGGTCCGCCCCGTCCGCCGCGCGGCAGCGGTCGCCCAGCGGCTCGCCGCCGGCGATCTGGCCGAGCGGATGCCCGTCAGAGGTCCGATCGAGCTGACCACCCTGGCCCGGTCCTTCAACGGGATGGCCGACGCCATCCGCGCCCAGATCCGGCAGCTCGAGGAATTCGGGAACCTTCAGCGCCGCTTCACCTCCGACGTCTCGCACGAGCTCCGGACCCCGGTCACCACCGTCCGGATGGCGGCCGACCTGCTCTACGACAGCCGCGAGGACCTCCCGCCCCACCTCGGCCGGTCCACCGAGTTGTTGGTCAACGAGCTCGACAGGTTCGAGACCCTGCTCGCCGACCTGCTCGAGATCAGCCGCTATGACGCGGGAATGGCCGAGCTGGCCCCCGAGCGCGTCGACATCCGAGGGATCATCGCCTCCTGCGTCAGGGCCTCGGAACCACTGCTGGCGAAAGCCGGGACGAAGATCGTGTCGAACGTGCCGGACCATCCCGTGCTGGCCGAGATCGACAGCCGCCGGGTGGAGAGGATCCTGCGCAACCTGCTGAACAACGCGATCGACCACGCCGATGGCAGCGTGATCGACGTGGAGCTGGCCAGCGACGAGAAGGTACTGGCCATCACCGTCACCGATCACGGCGTGGGGTTGAAGCCAGGCGAGGCCGGGCTGGTCTTCAACCGGTTCTGGCGGGCGGATCCGTCCCGCCAGCGCCAGACCGGCGGGACCGGGCTGGGTCTGGCCATCTCGCTGGAGGACGCACGTCTGCACGGCGGTTGGCTGCAGGCTTCCGGCGCACCCGGAAAGGGAGCACGCTTCCGGCTGACGCTCCCGCTGGTGACCGACACCCTGGTGGGCTCCTCGCCGCTGTCGCTGCGCATCGGTGGCGACGAGGTCGACGAACCGTCCGACGGTGCACCTGACCCGCTGGACACCCGGGACTGGAGCCACCACGGGCTGGCCGGGGCCCTGCCGGCCGGGGCCGTCATCGCCTGGCCGGGACTTTCCGACTCGAGGGAGGGCGACCACCGATGA
- a CDS encoding MFS transporter produces the protein MTYVAGPATTGVLTREQIVGWRNAVFAIFGLCGIGLSSWVSRTPSVRDSLHASTSEMGWIVFGLAAGSIAGLILSSHVLVHFGSVRTIAGAMVGSAIGLAIAGLGATLFAAPLPVVAGLAIFGAGVGMCDVSMNVEGAANERVLGRTVMPLFHAAFSVGTVAGAALGALAELAHLPIAAHLGVISVVMVVGVMFAVRKLPPHPDAPTAAPGGGRPAGWRSRLLIWRERRTILIGLIVLGMAFAEGSANDWLALAMVDGHHVSNAAGAFVFGIFVAAMTVGRIAGVFLLDRFGRVPVLRASALLAAGGLLVVIFVPSALVAGVGVVLWGLGAALGFPVGMSAAADDPAVAAARVSAVATIGYFAFLVGPPSIGLLGGHIGLLHALLLVLILVGLAGLTSGAAREPAAAVAASAAAAAAAAVAPVAD, from the coding sequence ATGACCTACGTTGCCGGGCCGGCCACCACCGGAGTGCTCACCCGCGAGCAGATCGTCGGATGGCGCAACGCGGTGTTCGCGATCTTCGGACTCTGCGGAATCGGTCTGTCGAGCTGGGTGTCCCGAACCCCTTCGGTCCGCGACTCGCTGCATGCGAGCACCAGCGAGATGGGGTGGATCGTCTTCGGGCTGGCGGCCGGTTCCATTGCCGGCCTGATCCTCTCGAGCCATGTCCTCGTGCATTTCGGCTCGGTCAGGACGATCGCCGGTGCGATGGTCGGCAGCGCCATCGGACTCGCGATCGCCGGTCTCGGAGCAACCCTGTTCGCAGCGCCTCTGCCGGTCGTCGCCGGGTTGGCGATCTTCGGGGCCGGTGTCGGCATGTGCGACGTCTCGATGAACGTGGAGGGCGCGGCCAACGAGAGGGTCCTCGGGCGAACGGTGATGCCGTTGTTCCACGCCGCCTTCAGCGTCGGAACGGTCGCGGGGGCCGCGCTGGGGGCACTGGCCGAACTCGCGCACCTCCCGATCGCCGCGCACCTGGGCGTCATCTCCGTCGTGATGGTCGTCGGGGTCATGTTCGCGGTGCGCAAGCTGCCGCCGCACCCCGACGCGCCCACCGCGGCACCCGGCGGAGGGCGGCCGGCGGGCTGGCGAAGCCGTCTGCTCATCTGGCGGGAGCGCCGCACCATCCTGATCGGCCTCATCGTGCTGGGAATGGCCTTCGCCGAGGGATCCGCGAACGACTGGCTCGCGCTGGCCATGGTCGACGGACACCACGTCAGCAACGCCGCCGGTGCTTTCGTCTTCGGTATCTTCGTGGCGGCGATGACGGTGGGCCGCATCGCCGGCGTGTTCCTGCTGGACCGGTTCGGTCGGGTGCCCGTGCTCCGGGCGTCGGCGCTGCTGGCTGCCGGTGGGTTGCTGGTGGTCATCTTCGTGCCGAGCGCCCTGGTCGCGGGCGTCGGGGTGGTGCTGTGGGGACTCGGTGCGGCCCTGGGCTTCCCGGTCGGGATGTCGGCAGCGGCCGACGATCCTGCGGTCGCTGCGGCCAGGGTCAGCGCGGTCGCCACGATCGGGTACTTCGCGTTCCTGGTCGGTCCCCCGTCCATCGGCCTGCTCGGTGGCCACATCGGCCTGCTGCACGCTCTGCTGCTGGTCCTGATCCTGGTCGGCCTGGCCGGTCTGACCTCCGGTGCCGCGCGGGAGCCGGCCGCTGCGGTTGCTGCATCCGCTGCGGCCGCTGCGGCCGCTGCGGTCGCTCCGGTCGCCGACTGA
- the ahcY gene encoding adenosylhomocysteinase, with amino-acid sequence MTATLSDPGLTADRIGGLDFKVADLGLAEYGRKEITLAEHEMPGLMTLRREYAEVQPLKGARIAGSLHMTVQTAVLIETLVSLGASVRWVSCNIFSTQDHAAAATVVGPYGTEEEPKGVSVYAWKGETLPEYWWCTDQMLRWPSVEGKPVGPNMILDDGGDVTMLIHKGVQYEKAGVVPPTDESDSEEYGVILDLLRASLATDPGYFTAVGPQILGVTEETTTGVLRLYQLAAAGELLFPAINVNDSVTKSKFDNKYGCRHSLIDGINRATDVLIGGKVALVAGYGDVGKGCAESLRGQGARVVIAEIDPICALQALMDGYEVATIDDAIGRADFVITTTGNKNIISTAHMQAMKHQAVLGNIGHFDNEIDMAGLARIPGINRTEIKPQVHLWSFPSGKTILVLSEGRLLNLGNATGHPSFVMSASFANQTIAQIELFTKRNEYDLEVYRLPKHLDEKVALIHVLALGGEMTKLTKEQAEYIGVDVEGPYKADHYRY; translated from the coding sequence ATGACAGCAACACTGTCCGATCCGGGCCTCACCGCCGACCGCATCGGCGGACTTGATTTCAAGGTCGCCGATCTCGGCCTGGCCGAGTACGGCCGCAAGGAGATCACCCTGGCCGAGCACGAGATGCCCGGCCTGATGACCCTGCGGCGTGAGTACGCCGAGGTGCAGCCGCTCAAGGGTGCGCGCATCGCCGGCTCGCTGCACATGACCGTCCAGACCGCCGTGCTGATCGAGACCCTCGTCTCGCTCGGCGCCAGTGTGCGCTGGGTGTCCTGCAACATCTTCTCCACCCAGGACCACGCTGCAGCGGCCACCGTCGTCGGCCCCTACGGCACTGAAGAAGAGCCGAAGGGTGTCTCGGTCTACGCCTGGAAGGGCGAGACCCTGCCCGAGTACTGGTGGTGCACCGATCAGATGCTGCGCTGGCCCTCGGTCGAAGGCAAGCCCGTCGGCCCGAACATGATCCTGGACGACGGCGGCGACGTCACCATGCTGATCCACAAGGGCGTCCAGTACGAGAAGGCCGGCGTCGTCCCGCCGACCGACGAGTCCGACTCCGAGGAGTACGGCGTCATCCTCGATCTGCTGCGCGCCTCGCTGGCCACCGATCCGGGCTACTTCACCGCGGTCGGCCCGCAGATCCTGGGCGTCACCGAGGAGACCACCACCGGCGTGCTGCGCCTCTACCAACTGGCGGCCGCGGGCGAGCTGCTGTTCCCGGCCATCAACGTGAACGACTCGGTGACCAAGAGCAAGTTCGACAACAAGTACGGCTGCCGCCACTCCCTGATCGACGGGATCAACCGCGCCACCGACGTCCTCATCGGCGGCAAGGTCGCCCTCGTCGCCGGCTACGGAGACGTCGGCAAGGGTTGCGCCGAGTCGCTGCGCGGCCAGGGCGCCCGTGTCGTCATCGCCGAGATCGACCCGATCTGTGCCCTCCAGGCGCTGATGGACGGTTACGAGGTCGCCACCATCGACGACGCCATCGGTCGCGCCGACTTCGTGATCACCACGACGGGCAACAAGAACATCATCAGCACCGCCCACATGCAGGCGATGAAGCACCAGGCCGTCCTCGGCAACATCGGTCACTTCGACAACGAGATCGACATGGCCGGACTGGCCCGGATCCCCGGCATCAACCGGACCGAGATCAAGCCGCAGGTCCATCTCTGGAGCTTCCCGTCCGGCAAGACCATCCTGGTGCTGTCCGAGGGCCGCCTGCTGAACCTGGGCAACGCCACCGGTCACCCGTCGTTCGTCATGTCGGCGTCGTTCGCCAACCAGACGATCGCGCAGATCGAGCTGTTCACCAAGCGCAACGAGTACGACCTCGAGGTCTACCGCCTCCCGAAGCATCTGGACGAGAAGGTCGCCCTGATCCACGTTCTCGCCCTCGGCGGCGAGATGACCAAGCTCACCAAGGAGCAGGCGGAGTACATCGGCGTCGACGTCGAGGGACCGTACAAGGCGGATCACTACCGCTACTGA
- a CDS encoding FKBP-type peptidyl-prolyl cis-trans isomerase, with translation MTNPSASKPEVDFPTGEPPAELVIRDITVGTGAEAVPGAKVTVHYLGVEFATGDEFDSSWNRGESIEFPLRGLIQGWQDGIPGMKVGGRRELVIPPHLAYGAAGSGHRLSGQTLIFIIDLLAVA, from the coding sequence ATGACGAATCCATCAGCCAGCAAGCCCGAGGTCGACTTCCCCACCGGCGAACCGCCCGCCGAGTTGGTCATCCGCGACATCACCGTCGGGACCGGGGCGGAAGCCGTACCGGGCGCGAAGGTCACCGTGCACTACCTCGGCGTCGAATTCGCCACCGGCGACGAGTTCGACTCTTCGTGGAACCGTGGCGAGTCCATCGAGTTCCCGCTCCGCGGCCTGATCCAGGGCTGGCAGGACGGCATCCCCGGGATGAAGGTCGGCGGCCGCCGCGAGCTCGTCATCCCGCCGCACCTCGCCTACGGTGCGGCCGGCTCCGGGCACCGGCTCTCCGGCCAGACCCTGATCTTCATCATCGATCTGCTCGCCGTCGCCTAG
- a CDS encoding substrate-binding domain-containing protein, with translation MTEQVVATAADRPVADKRPTLAAVAALAGVSVSTASLAFSGSGPVSPQTRERVLAAAEQLRYAGPDPRARSLRQGRSGIIAAVLEETVLQAFRDPVKIAFLDGIAQELAASGHSLLLVPDVGEGTNTLESATMDAVVLMGCSPHVSRSIEVTRRRSIPIVALGNTPFADVLSVTLDDRAATVTLARHLQDLGHVRVSVVALPLEASRGRGPLTPEWESTANISTPIDRLAGAREVFPDLSVVVAGGSLVDEGLLAGRSLLRRPDRPTAIIAQSDLLAAGVIQAAQELGLQVPGDVSVVGFDGIRLDNVISHDLTTMVQPAAEQGARAGRMVLDMLTDGHPAAACFTSEFHLGNTTGPPATSSRV, from the coding sequence ATGACGGAGCAGGTCGTGGCGACCGCTGCCGACCGTCCGGTCGCCGACAAGCGGCCGACCCTGGCCGCGGTGGCCGCCCTGGCGGGCGTGTCGGTCTCCACCGCTTCCCTGGCCTTCAGCGGCTCCGGCCCGGTGTCGCCGCAGACCCGGGAGCGGGTCCTGGCCGCCGCCGAACAACTGCGCTACGCGGGACCGGACCCGCGGGCACGGTCGTTGCGGCAGGGCCGGTCCGGCATCATTGCCGCAGTGCTGGAAGAGACTGTGCTGCAGGCGTTCCGGGATCCGGTGAAGATCGCCTTCCTGGACGGTATCGCCCAGGAGCTGGCGGCCTCCGGCCATTCCCTGCTGCTGGTCCCGGATGTCGGCGAGGGCACGAACACGTTGGAGTCGGCCACCATGGACGCCGTCGTCCTGATGGGGTGCAGTCCGCACGTCAGCCGTTCGATCGAGGTGACGCGCCGGCGTTCCATCCCGATCGTGGCGCTGGGCAACACCCCGTTCGCCGACGTCCTGTCGGTGACGTTGGACGATCGGGCGGCGACGGTGACCCTGGCCCGTCATCTGCAAGATCTGGGCCACGTCCGGGTGAGCGTGGTGGCGCTGCCGCTGGAAGCGAGCCGCGGGCGGGGTCCGCTGACTCCCGAGTGGGAATCCACCGCCAACATCTCGACGCCGATCGACCGGCTGGCCGGTGCCCGGGAGGTGTTTCCGGATCTGTCGGTGGTGGTAGCGGGCGGCTCCCTCGTCGACGAGGGGCTGCTGGCCGGCCGCTCCCTCCTGCGCCGGCCCGACCGGCCGACCGCGATCATCGCGCAGAGCGACCTGCTCGCCGCCGGCGTGATCCAGGCCGCCCAGGAACTGGGGCTGCAGGTCCCCGGGGACGTGAGCGTGGTCGGGTTCGACGGCATCCGCCTGGACAACGTCATCTCCCACGACCTGACGACGATGGTCCAGCCGGCCGCGGAGCAGGGCGCAAGGGCCGGTCGGATGGTGCTGGACATGCTGACCGACGGGCATCCCGCAGCCGCCTGCTTCACCAGCGAGTTCCACCTCGGCAACACCACCGGTCCCCCAGCCACGAGTTCCCGGGTCTGA
- a CDS encoding LpqB family beta-propeller domain-containing protein: MTRPGPRLLIRLLAPLLLLTVVTACSGIPGSGPVVDVRNVADQAGQSGPDAPPTPVAGQRPVLIVRAFVDASARISLTTDSYSIPRAYLTSGAQKSWQQPNRPAGVQILSGDLRVEPSLTDPATVTVSATSEGSLSTDQAYHSGNGATYRVTVHLLQDKGQWRISDPPPELLILAGDFNRVFSPRTLYFLDASHTVVVPDRRYLIKTSTPSKRLATLINLLLAGPAGVLRGAAQSELKGGTLRTNVTTDPNGLVTRVDLLGIDLATPADKTALAAQIVWSLYPDAVQVAISVDGAPLDKSQASYTFAAFESFSPDRVPGTGSVASDPYYVDGNGFIVDLRTMTPLSGPLGTGSAHVVSAAMSAATGTLAAVSGVAGGQALLIGQPAALSAPQSALKARTLTPPSFTRTGNEAWVVQNGATNPEIYRVSTSPSSTVTTIASRAKVTAGQLNGLGAVTGLTLSPDGVRVAIVAGGRLYLGAIAVPVAAKAGSTNSAAPETPDSLTVINLEQVRGELDDVGPVAFGSANELLVVAKNPSVSFGAYRAITEMNVDGSDAVPVTTTQLPGDIQAMAVSTVDPAAVQSTSNTGTVNGSGTAATSSVYIIWGSPGQPGDIWELKGSLDGGQWVSASTDAAARLTGINLLFPG; this comes from the coding sequence ATGACACGTCCCGGCCCCCGACTTCTCATTCGCCTGCTCGCCCCGCTGCTGCTGCTGACGGTGGTGACGGCCTGTTCGGGCATCCCGGGTTCCGGCCCGGTCGTGGACGTCAGGAACGTGGCCGACCAGGCCGGCCAGAGTGGGCCGGACGCACCACCCACCCCGGTGGCCGGGCAGCGTCCGGTGCTGATCGTCCGGGCGTTCGTCGACGCCTCCGCCCGCATCTCGCTGACCACCGACTCCTACTCGATCCCGCGGGCCTACCTCACCAGCGGTGCGCAGAAGAGCTGGCAGCAGCCCAACCGACCGGCCGGTGTGCAGATCCTGTCCGGTGACCTCCGGGTGGAACCCAGCCTGACGGATCCGGCCACGGTGACGGTGAGCGCCACCTCCGAGGGCTCGCTGAGCACCGATCAGGCCTATCACTCCGGCAACGGCGCGACCTACCGGGTGACGGTCCACCTCCTGCAGGACAAAGGACAATGGCGGATCTCAGACCCGCCGCCGGAACTGCTGATCCTGGCGGGCGATTTCAACCGGGTCTTCTCCCCGCGGACGTTGTACTTCCTGGACGCCAGCCACACGGTGGTCGTCCCTGACCGCCGTTATCTGATCAAGACGAGCACGCCCAGCAAGAGACTGGCCACGCTGATCAACCTGCTGCTGGCCGGGCCGGCCGGCGTGCTCAGGGGAGCGGCCCAGTCCGAGCTGAAGGGAGGCACGCTGCGCACCAACGTCACCACCGACCCGAACGGACTGGTGACCAGGGTCGATCTGCTGGGGATCGACCTGGCGACCCCGGCGGACAAGACCGCGCTGGCGGCCCAGATCGTCTGGAGCCTGTATCCCGATGCGGTCCAGGTGGCGATCAGCGTGGACGGCGCCCCGCTGGACAAGTCCCAGGCGAGCTATACGTTCGCGGCGTTCGAGTCGTTCAGCCCCGATCGGGTCCCGGGGACCGGTTCGGTCGCCTCCGACCCCTACTACGTCGACGGCAACGGTTTCATCGTCGATCTGCGGACCATGACGCCGTTGTCCGGTCCGCTGGGCACCGGGTCGGCCCACGTCGTCTCGGCCGCCATGTCCGCCGCCACCGGCACCCTGGCCGCGGTGTCCGGCGTGGCCGGCGGTCAGGCGCTGCTGATCGGTCAGCCGGCCGCCCTGTCGGCCCCGCAGTCCGCGCTCAAGGCCCGGACGTTGACGCCGCCAAGTTTCACCCGCACCGGCAACGAGGCCTGGGTGGTCCAGAACGGCGCCACCAATCCGGAGATCTATCGCGTCTCGACCAGTCCGTCGTCCACCGTCACGACGATCGCCAGCCGTGCCAAGGTGACCGCGGGTCAGTTGAACGGACTCGGTGCGGTGACCGGTCTGACCCTGTCCCCGGACGGGGTGCGGGTGGCCATCGTCGCCGGCGGTCGCCTCTACCTGGGCGCGATCGCCGTGCCGGTGGCCGCGAAGGCGGGGTCGACCAACTCCGCGGCACCGGAGACGCCCGACAGCCTGACGGTGATCAATCTCGAACAGGTGCGAGGTGAACTCGACGACGTCGGGCCGGTGGCCTTCGGCAGTGCCAACGAACTGCTCGTGGTGGCCAAGAACCCGTCGGTGAGCTTCGGCGCGTACCGCGCGATCACCGAGATGAACGTCGACGGCTCGGACGCAGTGCCGGTGACCACCACCCAACTGCCGGGCGACATCCAGGCCATGGCCGTCTCGACCGTCGACCCGGCCGCCGTCCAGTCGACCTCCAACACGGGGACGGTGAACGGTTCCGGGACCGCGGCGACCTCGTCGGTCTACATCATCTGGGGATCACCGGGTCAGCCCGGCGACATCTGGGAGCTCAAGGGTTCCCTCGACGGCGGGCAGTGGGTCTCGGCCTCCACCGACGCCGCCGCCCGGCTCACCGGCATCAATCTGCTGTTCCCGGGCTGA
- a CDS encoding SigE family RNA polymerase sigma factor: MTFEEFLSGELDSLRRYARLLTGNRDAAHDVLADALIKAHLRWNKIGRMEFPGAYVRSMVTNGFLSERRSWSRRFITATRTGDLPETAGPSVGGAVDDRDQLEQMLLGLPEQQRAAIVLRYYLDLPDDRIAAELRCSSGAVRSYVSRGLSAIRERETPPGQVHGNELSPDPGNFRPGNFRPDKVGETR; this comes from the coding sequence ATGACGTTCGAGGAGTTTCTGTCGGGGGAGCTCGACTCCCTGCGTCGGTACGCACGTCTCCTGACGGGGAATCGGGATGCCGCCCACGACGTGTTGGCGGACGCGCTGATCAAGGCCCACCTGCGGTGGAACAAGATCGGCCGGATGGAGTTCCCCGGGGCCTACGTCCGGTCGATGGTGACCAACGGCTTCCTGTCGGAACGGCGCAGTTGGAGTCGTCGATTCATCACTGCGACGCGGACCGGCGACCTTCCGGAGACCGCGGGCCCGTCCGTGGGCGGGGCAGTCGACGACCGCGATCAGCTCGAACAGATGTTGCTCGGCCTTCCGGAGCAACAGCGGGCGGCCATCGTCCTGCGCTACTACCTCGATCTCCCGGACGACCGCATCGCGGCCGAGTTGCGCTGCTCCTCCGGTGCGGTCCGCAGCTACGTCTCCCGTGGTCTCAGTGCCATCCGCGAGCGCGAAACTCCGCCAGGCCAGGTGCACGGGAACGAGCTGTCCCCGGACCCCGGCAACTTTCGCCCCGGCAACTTTCGCCCCGACAAGGTCGGAGAAACCCGATGA
- the mtrA gene encoding MtrAB system response regulator MtrA, whose translation MKARVLVVDDDPALAEMLTIVLRGEGFDTAVVRDGAKALEVFRETHPDLVLLDLMLPGTSGLDVCKEIRAESGIPIIMLTAKTDTVDVVLGLESGADDYVMKPFKPKELTARIRARLRHADIGTAERLRVADIEIDVLGHQVTRDNEPIPLTPLEFDLLVALARKPRQVFTREVLLEQVWGYRHAADTRLVNVHVQRLRSKIEKDPERPEVVVTVRGVGYKAGIA comes from the coding sequence ATGAAAGCGCGCGTTCTGGTGGTCGACGACGACCCAGCCCTGGCCGAGATGCTGACCATCGTGCTGCGTGGGGAGGGCTTCGACACCGCCGTGGTCCGCGACGGCGCCAAAGCGCTGGAGGTCTTCCGCGAGACCCACCCCGACCTGGTGCTGCTGGACCTGATGCTGCCGGGCACGTCCGGGCTGGACGTCTGCAAGGAGATCCGGGCCGAATCCGGCATCCCGATCATCATGCTGACGGCCAAGACGGACACCGTCGATGTGGTGCTGGGCCTCGAATCCGGAGCCGACGACTACGTCATGAAGCCGTTCAAGCCCAAGGAGCTGACCGCCCGGATCCGGGCCAGGCTCCGGCACGCCGACATCGGCACCGCCGAGCGGCTACGGGTGGCCGACATCGAGATCGACGTGCTCGGACACCAGGTGACCAGGGACAACGAGCCCATCCCGCTGACACCGCTGGAATTCGACCTGCTGGTCGCGCTGGCCCGCAAGCCGCGTCAGGTGTTCACCCGGGAGGTGCTGCTGGAGCAGGTCTGGGGCTACCGCCACGCCGCCGACACCCGGCTGGTCAACGTCCACGTCCAGCGACTGCGCAGCAAGATCGAGAAGGACCCGGAGCGACCGGAGGTCGTCGTCACGGTCCGAGGAGTGGGCTACAAGGCCGGCATCGCGTGA
- a CDS encoding dTMP kinase gives MGRLIVIEGLDGSGKQTLTGTLAGQARAAGLAIATMAFPRYGVDVHADLVQDALYGRLGDLSDSVYGPALLFALDRRAAAQEIRDLLEQHDLVLLDRYVSSNAAYGAARLGAPEVDTGFPEWVRDLEIGRFDLPIPDRQVLLATPQEVAAQRARGRADADGTRALDRFEADAGLQARTGAMYRRFAAEHYLSPWTVLTPGEGPPIDLLEELTS, from the coding sequence GTGGGCCGACTGATCGTGATCGAGGGACTGGACGGTTCGGGGAAGCAGACACTGACCGGGACCCTGGCCGGGCAGGCGCGGGCGGCCGGGCTGGCCATCGCGACGATGGCCTTCCCCCGGTACGGCGTCGACGTCCACGCCGACCTGGTGCAGGATGCGCTCTACGGCCGACTCGGCGACCTGTCGGACTCCGTGTACGGCCCCGCCCTGCTGTTCGCGCTCGACAGACGTGCTGCGGCGCAGGAGATCCGGGACCTCCTCGAGCAGCACGACCTGGTGCTGCTGGACCGCTACGTCAGCTCCAACGCCGCGTACGGCGCGGCCCGACTCGGCGCTCCCGAGGTCGACACCGGATTTCCGGAGTGGGTACGCGACCTGGAGATCGGGCGGTTCGACCTGCCCATCCCGGACCGTCAGGTGCTGCTGGCCACTCCTCAGGAGGTGGCGGCGCAACGGGCCAGGGGGCGGGCCGATGCGGACGGCACCCGCGCGCTGGACCGGTTCGAGGCGGACGCCGGGCTGCAGGCACGGACCGGGGCGATGTACCGGAGGTTCGCCGCCGAGCACTACCTCTCGCCGTGGACGGTCCTGACGCCCGGCGAAGGCCCCCCGATCGACCTGCTGGAGGAGCTGACGAGCTGA